Genomic segment of Cyprinus carpio isolate SPL01 chromosome A13, ASM1834038v1, whole genome shotgun sequence:
TGTCATGACAATGGAAAACTTAAGAAGATGCTTTGACAGGTGTGAGGTGTTTTAGTTTGCATCTGTTTTCAGTCGAGAGCGCGACTGCTTCCTATTAACGCCTGAGTAAATAATGCATGAACTTGCCTCCTTTACACGGGGTTCTGTGCTGACTGTGTTGAGCTCTATAGGCCTCGATCATCTCCCACTCCCCGTTGTCTCTCTTGATGGGGAACGACACGGACAGGATGTGGTTGCAGGGCTTGATGATCTTGAGGATCCCCCGGACTCGGTGTCTCTTCTGCTCGGGCGTTTCTCTCGTCTTGAGATCGTGCACGAGTTTATCCTCCACGATAGAAGCTCCGCGGTCGAAGAAACCCTCGACCATCCTAAAGAAGTTAGGGTCATCGTCTTTCTCTCCCACGGCTTCGCTGTAACGGCGGACCCGCATGAGAGTCGCGGAAGCAGGCAAAGCAGAGTCAACGCATCCCGAGGCCAGCGCGCTGCTGCCGGCTGCGCGGGTGACGAGCTCCCCCAGATACCTATACATGATTTTGAACTAACGTACAAACTAACAGTattaacaaaacgaaaaaaactaagacagacaGTGTCAAAGGGTGGGACGGAGTGAATAAGCGGACACCGCAGCTCCTCCTTTTCCCCCACTCAACAAAGTGTCAACCTGAGAACTGTTTTTGAGTTGTTTTAAGCGGCAGGCATCAGGCGTGCCGTGGGTCTCCACCTCAAGCTGGGAGGCGCTCAGAGAGCAGGAACCCGTAAGAAAACACTGcgctgtgaaaaaaatattaacaagtaTTAAAGTTGCTGCTGtctatgaaataaatgtattggcTAAACTTATGTAATTTCTCtttaaaaacgtttttaattttttggggggtaaatGTTCTTTGAGGTAGCCTACTATGTACTGTAATTGTCATGGTGTTTTACTACAAACTATAATAGATATGGATTTAAGAAATAGTGacagagattttttatttttttatttttgtgaaaggAATGCCACCTGAAAAGGGCTTTCAAAACAGACTGTGATGCCTATAAATAACACAATTAACTTTGAAAGAAATTTATATGCCAGTATTTCTAGAGTTGTTTATTTTGTAGTCCTAAAACCCCAGAAGAGAATTTACATTTTGAGCCATGATTCACCTCTGGAGTTTCTTTTTTAGCATGGTGGTCTaagatttatgaataaaataagatTTGCTATTAACACTATATTAAGAGACTTGGACTATATGGCAAGCCGTagtaacatttaatctataaactgCACTAGTATCTAATTTAACGTtacttgtacttattttttagatactagtatcttttgcattaagtactagtacttattcattaactACTAGTGCTTATTTTTTAGGTACTAGTAATTATTCTTTAGCTACTAGagtcttttgtaaagttactagtacttaatcattagttattagattatttttttttttgattatagttattatttattatttattagttattatttattatttattatgtactagtacttattcattagatactagtacttatttattaggtactagtatttattcattagatactagtacttattgattaaatactagtacttatttattagatactagtacttatttattagatactagtatttatttattagatactagtacttattcattagatactagtacttaattcAACAGTGACtagtaacttttatattgttactagtaacaaattaaatttttttgctaTTGACTTCTATGGGGATCTGTCATTGAGATATCAACTATTCAGTTTTGACTAGTATGTATTCCACTAGTGACTAGTACTTAATTTTTATgtactagtacttattctttGGGTACTAGTATGTATattttagatactagtacttattcattaaatactagtacctattaaatagacactagtacttattcattagatactagtgcttattattagatactagtacttgtcCATTAGATActaatacttattttttagatactagtacttatttattagatactagaaTTTATTCATTGGGTActactgttatttattaaaaactagcactcattcattagatactagtacctattaaatagatactagtacttatttaatagatactagtacacatttattagatactagtacttattcgaAATGTtactaagattttttattttactagtaaAATTTTTGAATTGAACTCTACTGTGGCCATTCAGACTAGTCATAACATAAGACTAGTAAAAAAGCAGATCTGACTAGAAAGATaagaattgttactagtagaaattaCAAAAGGTACTAGTGTCTAATAAATAAGaactagtacctaatgaataactactagtatctattaaataagtactagtatctaatgaataagtaccaatatctaaaaaataaatactggtATCTAATGGATGCTtactagtaatatttaaatagacaCTAGTTACTATTGCAATAATTACTAGTCAGAAATTAAAAGATGATATCAAAAACAGAATAACTACGAGTCCCTGTTCATTTGGAGATATCTTCAACCTCATAAAGAATTAGTGAGAATGTATTTGGCGATATCTTCATTTAAACAGATCATTACATAAACATGAGTACCTCTCCACCGTCCAATCAGAGTCCACATGGTAATACTACATGCAAAATGAATTTGATTGTTAAGTAAGGCTTACTGGCTTTGTATGTTAGCCTAGATATTGTTAATTGGTTACcatgaaaacacaaagaaagattacaaatccatatatataatatatatatatatatatatatatatattatatatatatattacagtataatgATATGTTTCAGTCCAAATTCACTTCACAACATCAGTCGAGTTTTTGAAATAACGTATTATTGTAACCTGACATGGTTTCATTAAACAATTCACTTCACAAATCATGCcacattatatacagtgatagaGGGCTATATCATTTAGGattgcattttaaatctttattcttataaaaatacgCAAGATGACTTGAAGAGCAGAGAGATAAAACCATGTTTATTGTCGCAGTcagtaaaaaatctaaaatcaagtTATTCAGCCACTAGGCTACATCAATTTCCTGGAACGTCATCAGTGAGTCTCACTTGTGGAGTTTCTGGGCGAGGCGCACTCCGGAGAcgagtatgaatgaaaaataaattattggtcTACAGCACCAGTGTgtcctgtacagaacattaatgtgtCTGCAacaccagtgtgccctgtacagaacattaatgtaaaaacattcagtgtctgcagcaccagtgtgccctatacagaacattaatgtgtttgcagcaacagtgtgccctgtacagaatatttatgtaaaaacattcagtgtctgtagCCCCAGtgctatatgcaaaaaaaaaggaaaataatagcTAATAAAATTAGTGTCTTATCTCCATCCTGCCACCAGAGGTCACTCGATGACCAACAAACACATTAGGCTACTATGTTTACGAACTTACAGCATTTACCAAACTGACAATATACTTTGTtttctgtgtgcttgtgtgcaaataactgtttcttttttatttggttttctcAAAAAAGTACATCCATCTTCTTGTTTCAGTCTCCTGTTTAATCTCTCTCCTATATGTTGCTGgctcattaatattcaacatACGATTACCATACTGAgcagaaatgcaaatttaaaaagtattagtaTCTATTTAGTTCAGGATATCTTTGGTCTAAAAGTTACCAGTAACTAAAAATAAGTTCTAGTTCTATTTTTTCTTAACAAGAACAGAATAATTAAATACTTGTCACTActggaataagtactagtatctaatgattaagtactagtatctaatgaataagtactcgtaactttacaaaagacactagtacctaaagaataaacactagtacctaaagaatgagcactagtagctaaagaataagcactagtacctaaCGAATAAGTACTtgtacttaatggaaaagatactagtatctaaaaaataagtactagtaccatGAAAAAAAGATACTAGTTCggcttatagattaaatgttacaacGGCTTTCCATACTTGGACATTACAGTCATACCCTGAATGTGAATTTGGAAGTTGCTATATAAGGACTACAACTGTTTCCCATTTTGTCATAACCCAAGAGTCTAAACTTAAAGCGACTTATTagaagcttaaaaaaaacagcaggttCATTCATGCTCACCGAATATTAACTGTAgttaagtctgtttttttttttttttgttgttgttgttgttttttttttttataaaggcaggagtttattctgtttttgcttatCCAGACTGGCTTTTTCTTGCTTGGATGAGGTCAGGTAAGGTCACCAGAGGCCCTGCAGACTGTGATTAGTTAGTGTCAGGGTTATTGGTCTTTTCCAGGCCATGATGGGGTAGTTTCATATCTACAGTCTCATAAATTAATTATAGTGTCTGCTTccttcatttagtttattttacttaaatactaCTGAAAGTTCATTATACTTGAACAAATTTAAACTCAGCTGATTATATTAAGCATTACTCAAACTGAAAGAGATACAGAAGATTTCGTTACTTCAGACTGTTAAAAGTAAATATTGAAATCaacttattttgtgtgtttttgcacaagattAATATAGGGAtagatgttttattgtttaatgttctGTTATGTTGGGATTTAAACAGGTTTTCTTGTGATTAGGACAAGGATGGGCCAAATAACATTTAgactatatactgtactgtatacttTTGTGTTGTGTACTGTTGCACACAATGGCTCAGTGATAGTCATAGTGTTAATTATATAGCTACCTAGCTCTGATTTTAATGGCTTTGTGCAAATTAGTTAagtctgtgctctctctctctctctagctctgATTTTAATGGCTTTGTGCAAATTAGTAAATACGACACTAAAAACAGTGACTTAAATTATATGACACTAAAAAGTGCCTTTACTACAAGGTGGCAAAACCAAATATACTCTTTTATTTCACCTGGGGTTACAGAGTTATGTAATAACTTCTTTGTGTCTGTCTGCTGTAATTTGTTCCTGGCTGAAATACATCCTGCTCTGGAGATCAGCTCTTGCAGGGCCTCTTTGATTGTTTTCCAGGTTGGAATTTGTGCTTGTTTTTTGCCGTCTCCCAGGATATGTCTCAATGTGTTGATGTCTCCATTGCCTTAGAGAATCATAGTAAGTGGTAAGCAGCAATGAGTTACTATACTTATATTTCACATGCTATtgctattaaaaaaattgtattacttACTGTTTGCACAAGATGCCATGACCTCTGACATACACTAAGAGTGtccataattattataataaaaattaaataagatacGTTCTTTGAAATGtactctttttatttgtgttggttTCATGGCTTCgaaaaacatttttaccattttcaagaaaagtttcaTTTGATGGTGTAggcaaaatagtaataaaaaatttcCCCATACACCTGGAATACATGTGAGAATCAGACAAAGCAAGAAAATCTGTCTGCTCTAAGTCCTCTTTCTTCGACAGTACCACCCCTCCATGCCTCCATCTCATTCTACAAATTCTTCCTGCAATAAATCACACTGTAGTTTGAAAGAACCCTGAACTGCTCTGTTATTGGCTCATGTGGTGCCTACACCCATCATCTGGTTGGTGAACTTCTGGAGAGTCACtcattaaaatgctgtttttcttcttttgctaaGTGAAAACAACTGATCTGAGGAATGCGCACTTGCACAGACGCATTAAAATGCTCTTAGTTATTCCCACCAGCTGTGAAGGTTTTTCAGTGTATTCCTGCTTTTCATCCTCAGTGACCTTGCTTGGAGTTCTCCTTTACTGTAATTTAGCATAATTTagcaaatgtgtgtatatatatttggtttttgataatatttaaagggataacCAGTGTAGTTTTATCGTTTActctaataatattattattaacattttttaattagcttaatttttatattttcagttttcatttcacttttagtcattttatgcttttgtcaattttttttgttattttttttttttttttatgttttttttttaattttttttttttttttttttttagtacttttaatacttaaacctaaatttattttatttttgtttttcatgtaatatttttatttcttttcagctttattccaattaatgaaaattatttcagttaacagtggGGACAGCACTGGGCGTAGTTTGCCCAAagttgaaaattttgtcatcgtttactcccactcatgtcattcctaacctgtgtgaacacaaaagaagatattttgtgaaagGTTTTTTCCATGCATATACCTTTATTCATACATGAAAGTCAACTGGATCTTGTGTTGTCTTGGACGCCATTGACTTTCTTTGTAtggataaaaacatttgaaacattcttcaaaatatcttcttttgtcttccgcagaagaaagtcatgagggtgagtaaatgatgacaaaattttcatttctggctgaaccATGCCTTTAAAAATTTTGTGaacttttgtctgtttgttttaacTAACAGTATGCATTTCTGTTTTCCTACAGATGGCCTCTTTAATCTGGCAATCTGGCCCAATATCAGTCCAACTTAAGGACAGGAAAATGTCAAACAAACCAAAGATTCATGTTTTTTGGGTGCCCCATGTCCCCAAGCACTCGCTGAAGAGGTGCAGGAGAGACCAGCCCCACACTAGAAGACTATGGACCTCACTTGGAGTCAAGGCTGGTTGATTCCCAAGGAAACCATTAGAGATGCCCAAACAGATGATGCATGTGGTACAATGGTTAGTGGAAGAACACAATCTGCAGTTACCTCTGAGAGAGCACTTGAAAGTACATTGGATAAAACGGAAACATCACAGGATGACAGCACTCCATCAGGCTGCCAGTGCTCTCAATCCAAGGAAAAGTCTGTTGAAGAAAAGGAGTTGTGTCCTGTATTTGTGACAAAAAACCTATACAGTAGTTGCTTCCCCTGCTCACATACTAGTTTAAATAGACATGGCAGAGATGAAAGGCCTACATCACCTGATTCAACAGAGACTGAGTATCTTGAGTACATGAACAAAGTCCCAAGCCTTGCTTCTTCGAGGTAGAGTGTCCCGATGTCCAACTTCTGGTTTTCTTGAAGACTTTCTTTTTGGTTCTCCAAACACCCCTCCCAAACAAACGCCCTCAGCCTCTATAAGTTCCCCAGAATTCTACAGTCCTGTGGTCAGCCCTGAAGAGAGGGGCTTGGGGGGAATCTTGCAAAGCTCAGGAGAGTGGCATAATGAGAGTCTAAGTCAAAGACAGCAGGAGAGAGGGCATCCTGACGGCATGCTCTGCTCTCAGGGTAATGCTATGGCTGAAAAACATGTGGATCATGAGGAAGTTGGGCTTGATATTGACTCACCAACTACGTTTGCACAGACTTCACCTAGTCCCACTACTTCTAAAAGGTGAAGTTGTCTCAGTCTGTCAGTAAATCTAAAGAAACAACAGAGCAGAGGGCAAGAAGTACTGCTGCCCCCCTCTGTGGTGCTACAACCCTGCTGGCCAGGTGTAAGACTGATGGTGTACGATATGCCATCTTGGTTGCTGTGGTGCATCCATGCCACTTAAAAGAGGTCAAAGTGAAAACTGGAGCTTCAGCTGGAACCAGTGTGCCTCTAGCAACACTGATAGTTACAGACCTATCAGATGTGGAGATGAAGATGGTGCTATGGAGGACAGCGGCTTTTTGGGCTCTGACAGTTTTTCCAGGAGATATTCTGCTAATTACAGGTTAACCCACTGAGACCTCCTCATTAGATCtataaattaacactttttataTTGTGTTGGGCAAATGTTGGTCTTAAAATGGCCAAATATGcagaaaaatctgaatttatgttaattcacaaatgtttatgatATGAAATACTGTGCAATCTctcattaaatacaatatttcagAATCGTAGAATTCAGGTTTATTGTCCAATTAAGTTATTATTTGACTTATACTTAGATGTTTACTCATGTTCTcgtaatataacataaaatatacatataccatACCAcccaaaagtttggggccagtaagattttttttttctcagtaaggatgcaataaattgatcaaagtgacagtaaagacatttataaaagatttctgtgaatgtatttttaagcatgcatttaaatgaatctttGTAAATGGAATAGCTGTGAACATAGGAAATTTACAACTAAGTAACAAAACAAGAATATCGGGACAATCCTCAGAAATCATGACCTGTCAGTTCAACAAATGGAGGATCAGTTGATCAAAGCTCATTTAACTAATATACCTAGAACAACAGTGAAtcttcttaaaataaagtggtcTAAAAGGATGTGTGTTTGAAAAACCACTTGTGAGATATGCAGTCTAATGAAAAGTCCTGTTTGCTTCACTCAtaattgtttttctgtctttGCTTTGGCAGATGTGACAGTGCACATAGACAAGTGGAAGACTGAGGCTGTCCTGCAGTCGTCCTTCGCCAGTAAGCTGCTGAATTTGGGACAGATCACAAGGGAACATATACTCCACTAGGTAACAGAAACGTAATTCCTGCTGAGGCTTAACCTAAGCATTTTGCCAAGTTAAAGGTATAGATGTCAAATTGCAATGcctgtttcatttaaattttacctTATTATGTTACTGACTCTATAGGTCTTTTCCTGTTGGTGTAATGTTGATCATGTCTAGCCCCACAGAATTTGAACTGTCATAAATTGAGAACGCTGTGCACTCATCTGTGTGAGGAGCGCCCCCTGTTGGTGTCTCTGCCTCCTCACAAGCCTCAGGATTTGTTCTCCATTCCCTTCATCCGCCTCGGAGCATTACGTCCTGACACACTGGTTCGTGCTCTGCTTAGGGTTAAACACTGGAAATTAATCACAGgtatagaacccattataattcCATGTTTCAGATGATATAGTGATGTGATAACATGAAAGTAGCACTGGTTTCAATTACCCAGGTGAGTGGTCTGATGTACAAGAAATAGTCAGACCACTGGATGAcacaattaaccaatcagaatcaagtattgcAGGGAGACAATTAATAAATTGACTTATATGTGCCTTGCGCTTCACATTCACTTCACATACTAAAGGAATTTCAAAGGCAACTAGAAgacatttttgtgacattatgCTGTTTTGCTTGATTTTAGCTTGGTGTGATGAAGCAGAGGGgctatccagatcagatggtgtaCTAAAAGCCATTTTGAATGTGGTGCAAGGAAATGGTCACCAAGGTGCTGTTATACATTGGGGACCTACTCTCTCTCGGCTGCAGCATTTGGAGAGGAACAAAGGTGTTTTATAATTCAGTGATTCAACCAGAGGTCCAGGCCTCAGGAAACTTCCAAAATGGCCACAGGATGACaggatttatttaatatattatttaatattaaaattaaaacattgttattattattattattattattattattatattaaaatagatagatattaaTACATATGTTTATAATGCTAACACATAAAACAAAGGTGTAAACTGAAATCAAtcaaggttgagaaccactgtaataaagaataaaaaacatcattttgtatTGCTAATGCACCTCACAGATGCTGTGTGGGAGTTCAGGTTGCTGCTACCCATGCCTGCCACACACAGGAGTGCGTCACTACTGTAGGTCTGATCTCTTCTTCTGTCTCATGCAAAGTatgtacatacacatacatacacacacacacacactaccagtcaaacatttttatgtttaagagATCTTTTATTTGAATCaagaataaaacagtaatattgtgaaatattattactatttaaaataaatgttttctattttatatattttcaaacgtaatttattcatgtgatggaaaagcgtaattttcagcatcattaatccaggcttcagtgtcacgtgatactttagaaatcattctatgctttgttgcttatttattatttattttcagttattattagttgtcaattattaataatgatttcttattgttatcaataatgatatattaataataataatagttttgtggaaaatgtgagtTTTTGATGAATCTAGTAGTGGGAATATCATGACAATCATTTCAATGGTATTTGTATTTCTAGCAGGTGGCAGAAATCTTCCACTTAAGCATGGTA
This window contains:
- the shld2 gene encoding LOW QUALITY PROTEIN: shieldin complex subunit 2 (The sequence of the model RefSeq protein was modified relative to this genomic sequence to represent the inferred CDS: inserted 2 bases in 2 codons; deleted 1 base in 1 codon; substituted 2 bases at 2 genomic stop codons), yielding MSNKPKIHXFLGAPCPQALAEEVQERPAPHXKTMDLTWSQGWLIPKETIRDAQTDDACGTMVSGRTQSAVTSERALESTLDKTETSQDDSTPSGCQCSQSKEKSVEEKELCPVFVTKNLYSSCFPCSHTSLNRHGRDERPTSPDSTETEYLSTXTKSQALLLRGRVSRCPTSGFLEDFLFGSPNTPPKQTPSASISSPEFYSPVVSPEERGLGGILQSSGEWHNESLSQRQQERGHPDGMLCSQGNAMAEKHVDHEEVGLDIDSPTTFAQTSPSPTTSXKVKLSQSVSKSKETTEQRARSTAAPLCGATTLLARCKTDGVRYAILVAVVHPCHLKEVKVKTGASAGTSVPLATLIVTDLSDVEMKMVLWRTAAFWALTVFPGDILLITDVTVHIDKWKTEAVLQSSFASKLLNLGQITREHTCLAPQNLNCHKLRTLCTHLCEERPLLVSLPPHKPQDLFSIPFIRLGALRPDTLVRALLRVKHWKLITAWCDEAEGLSRSDGVLKAILNVVQGNGHQGAVIHWGPTLSRLQHLERNKDAVWEFRLLLPMPATHRSASLL